A DNA window from Aquipuribacter hungaricus contains the following coding sequences:
- a CDS encoding RNA degradosome polyphosphate kinase, translated as MAARRPAPTAARTAADAARRAGVQEPAPGRKKAGKKDAATKGADATSDGAAPVDGAATVPSPAPAGVLPDGGQDGRSTPTAADPVAAPTTGRPDAPTTGPARPAHRPHDGDDIIEHLGAPAEITTEDPDDLPEDRFADREVSWLAFNERVLELAEDPDVPLLERARFLAIFASNLDEFYMVRVAGLKRRIATGIAVRAASGLEPREILQEISQRTGALMARHARAYRDAIEPAMAEQGITVLRWDQLDDHACQRLTQLFRAQVFPVLTPLAVDPAHPFPYISGLSLNLAVVVSNPQTGKQHFARVKVPPVLPRFLRVPHTDGDDDDRAAFVPLEDVIAAHLSMLFPGMDVVRHSTFRVTRNEDLEVEEDDAENLLQALEKELLRRRFGPPVRLELADDIAEDDADLLLRELGVVPEEVYRLPEPLDLRGLTIMADLDRPELQFPKFLPRTHRDLNEVETAKASNVFAAISRRDVLLHHPYDSFSTSVQAFLEQAAADPQVLAIKQTLYRTSGDSPIVDALIDAAEAGKQVLALVEIKARFDEQANITWARKLEHAGVHVVYGIVGLKTHAKLSLVVRQEPGGLARYCHVGTGNYNPKTARIYEDLGLLTKDPQVADDLTVLFNQLSGFAPRASYKRLLVAPRTVRQGLVDLVEREIANAGRGLPAGIRIKVNSIVDEALIDALYRASNAGVPVDVVVRGICAIRPGVPGFSENIRVRSILGRFLEHSRIFAFVAGGEPVVYIGSADMMHRNLDRRVEALVRLGDQRHVDQCMSLFDQSMDDGTASWHLLSEERWERHHQDASGAPLSDLQTVQIAAHGGRSSRRGSSPARRRTSPTAAPA; from the coding sequence ATGGCAGCCCGACGTCCCGCGCCCACCGCCGCCCGTACCGCCGCCGACGCCGCCCGTCGCGCCGGCGTCCAGGAGCCCGCCCCCGGCCGCAAGAAGGCCGGCAAGAAGGACGCCGCCACCAAGGGGGCCGACGCCACCTCCGACGGTGCCGCCCCCGTGGACGGCGCGGCCACCGTCCCGTCCCCCGCCCCCGCCGGTGTCCTCCCGGACGGCGGGCAGGACGGCCGCAGCACCCCCACGGCCGCGGACCCGGTCGCCGCCCCGACGACGGGCCGCCCCGACGCCCCGACCACCGGGCCCGCCCGCCCCGCGCACCGCCCCCACGACGGCGACGACATCATCGAGCACCTCGGCGCGCCCGCGGAGATCACCACCGAGGACCCCGACGACCTGCCCGAGGACCGCTTCGCCGACCGTGAGGTGTCGTGGCTGGCGTTCAACGAGCGGGTGCTCGAGCTCGCCGAGGACCCCGACGTGCCGCTGCTCGAGCGGGCCCGCTTCCTCGCCATCTTCGCCAGCAACCTCGACGAGTTCTACATGGTCCGCGTCGCCGGGCTGAAGCGGCGCATCGCCACCGGCATCGCCGTGCGCGCCGCGTCCGGGCTGGAGCCACGCGAGATCCTCCAGGAGATCAGCCAGCGGACCGGGGCCCTCATGGCCCGCCACGCCCGCGCCTACCGCGACGCGATCGAGCCGGCCATGGCCGAGCAGGGCATCACGGTGCTGCGCTGGGACCAGCTCGACGACCACGCCTGCCAGCGGCTCACGCAGCTCTTCCGCGCCCAGGTGTTCCCGGTCCTCACCCCGCTCGCGGTCGACCCCGCCCACCCGTTCCCGTACATCTCGGGGCTGTCGCTCAACCTCGCCGTCGTGGTGTCCAACCCGCAGACCGGCAAGCAGCACTTCGCCCGGGTCAAGGTGCCGCCGGTGCTGCCCCGCTTCCTGCGGGTGCCCCACACCGACGGCGACGACGACGACCGCGCCGCGTTCGTGCCGCTGGAGGACGTGATCGCCGCCCACCTGTCGATGCTGTTCCCCGGCATGGACGTGGTCCGGCACTCGACATTCCGCGTCACCCGCAACGAGGACCTCGAGGTCGAGGAGGACGACGCGGAGAACCTGCTCCAGGCCCTGGAGAAGGAGCTGCTGCGCCGCCGGTTCGGCCCGCCGGTGCGCCTCGAGCTCGCCGACGACATCGCCGAGGACGACGCGGACCTGCTCCTGCGCGAGCTCGGCGTGGTGCCGGAGGAGGTCTACCGCCTGCCCGAGCCGCTCGACCTGCGCGGGCTCACGATCATGGCCGACCTCGACCGGCCGGAGCTGCAGTTCCCCAAGTTCCTGCCGCGCACCCACCGCGACCTCAACGAGGTGGAGACCGCCAAGGCGAGCAACGTCTTCGCCGCGATCAGCCGCCGCGACGTGCTCCTGCACCACCCGTACGACAGCTTCTCGACCTCGGTCCAGGCGTTCCTCGAGCAGGCCGCCGCCGACCCGCAGGTGCTGGCCATCAAGCAGACGCTGTACCGGACCAGCGGGGACAGCCCGATCGTCGACGCCCTCATCGACGCCGCCGAGGCGGGCAAGCAGGTGCTGGCGCTGGTCGAGATCAAGGCCCGCTTCGACGAGCAGGCCAACATCACGTGGGCGCGCAAGCTCGAGCACGCGGGCGTCCACGTCGTCTACGGCATCGTCGGCCTCAAGACCCACGCCAAGCTGAGCCTCGTGGTGCGGCAGGAGCCGGGCGGGCTGGCCCGCTACTGCCACGTCGGCACCGGCAACTACAACCCCAAGACCGCCCGCATCTACGAGGACCTGGGCCTGCTCACCAAGGACCCGCAGGTGGCCGACGACCTTACGGTGCTGTTCAACCAGCTGTCGGGCTTCGCGCCGCGGGCGTCGTACAAGCGGCTGCTCGTCGCCCCCCGCACCGTCCGCCAGGGCCTGGTCGACCTCGTCGAGCGCGAGATCGCCAACGCCGGCCGGGGGCTGCCCGCCGGGATCCGGATCAAGGTCAACTCCATCGTCGACGAGGCGCTCATCGACGCCCTCTACCGGGCCTCCAACGCCGGCGTGCCCGTCGACGTCGTCGTGCGGGGGATCTGCGCGATCCGCCCGGGCGTCCCCGGCTTCAGCGAGAACATCCGGGTGCGGAGCATCCTCGGCCGCTTCCTCGAGCACTCGCGGATCTTCGCCTTCGTCGCCGGCGGCGAGCCCGTGGTCTACATCGGCAGCGCCGACATGATGCACAGGAACCTCGACCGCCGGGTCGAGGCGCTCGTGCGCCTGGGCGACCAGCGGCACGTGGACCAGTGCATGAGCCTGTTCGACCAGTCGATGGACGACGGGACCGCCTCCTGGCACCTGCTGTCGGAGGAGCGCTGGGAGCGGCACCACCAGGACGCCTCGGGGGCCCCGCTCAGCGACCTGCAGACGGTCCAGATAGCCGCGCACGGCGGCCGGTCCTCCCGTCGCGGGAGCAGCCCCGCCCGGCGTCGGACGTCACCCACCGCCGCACCGGCGTGA